One Salvia splendens isolate huo1 chromosome 12, SspV2, whole genome shotgun sequence genomic window carries:
- the LOC121757499 gene encoding B3 domain-containing protein REM20-like encodes MAAPHMNDGEYARRPSFFKCYSESLHNNGIRFPPEFVGRHGASLPHQCILMMPNGRVWGVSLLRVANGFFFRVGWRNFVQANEIVNLDLLIFTWLGGGTFHVKRFDFGSGCPPKSDFRALGENPNDEDYYSPDIQSSDDYSPSETEFDAEAEDEHEEEVMLPAERERPTFNMELSLSFWNAHIPAASMDAQCAYFTTFDNTWEMRIGTGKGKLWIQHGWKCFVRDNALVQGDRLYFQLVDNDDVQFYVNINL; translated from the exons ATGGCCGCTCCCCATATGAATGACGGTGAATATGCGAGGAGACCAAGTTTCTTCAAGTGCTACTCCGAGAGTCTCCACAACAACGGAATA CGCTTTCCTCCTGAATTTGTTGGTCGACATGGGGCATCCTTACCACATCAATGTATTCTTATGATGCCCAATGGGAGAGTATGGGGTGTAAGCTTGTTGAGAGTTGCGAATGGCTTCTTCTTCAGGGTTGGATGGAGAAACTTCGTTCAGGCTAACGAAATCGTGAATTTGGACTTGCTGATCTTCACATGGCTTGGTGGAGGCACGTTCCATGTGAAACGGTTTGATTTCGGTAGTGGTTGCCCACCGAAAAGTGACTTCAGAG CTCTTGGAGAGAATCCAAACGACGAAGACTACTACTCTCCTGATATACAATCATCTGACGATTACTCTCCGTCTGAAACTGAGTTTGATGCAGAGGCTGAGGATGAACACGAAGAAGAGGTGATGCTGCCCGCCGAGCGCGAACGCCCCACTTTCAATATG GAACTGTCACTTAGTTTCTGGAATGCTCACATCCCTGCCGCCTCTATGGATGCTCAATGTGCCTACTTCACCACTTTTGACAACACTTGGGAGATGCGTATAGGTACTGGCAAAGGCAAGCTTTGGATTCAACATGGGTGGAAGTGCTTTGTGAGAGACAATGCCTTAGTTCAAGGTGATCGGCTGTACTTCCAGTTGGTGGATAACGATGATGTGCAATTTTATGTGAACATTAACCTTTGA